One stretch of Chroococcidiopsis sp. CCMEE 29 DNA includes these proteins:
- a CDS encoding MFS transporter: protein MFTNDVDDYQVLLFDESFLVSTISNADVRITGFELELGAVATEGLDIVAGFGYLDDKFTDFINPLLSEDSSGNRLPFTPRFNYNLSVQYLASFGLLSRVELQGFFGSYFFDEGNQFEQGPFALVNARLGYERENYGVYLFVNNLFDTELSSRTVFRTRECAPKVRRSPNLRRSSQSKLLSIMKNTHPPAKLVLKKIWILGTLYVAQFLPIAFFLQTLPAYMRQRGMSVEVIGLTSLLGLPWMLKFLWSPFVDRYRLSNRGHYKSWILTMQGFMVVLLVICAFLNIKTQFFVLLAGMLLIVVFASTQDIAVDALAIGILTPPERGIGNAVQGGCNYLGFILGGGVLLVLLEILGWEGGLLGMAGFVLTLMMPILAYQESDPAPRLGEQRSSSTQRANPVMDYLRTFTSFCRRPGIGRWLLLLLVYFLGTSMTNTMFRPLLVDIGLSLSEIGWMYGTAYSAGLMGAIIGGLLVKPLGRKRSLILFTLLLTGVNLLHLLPAWGFTSLPLLYVVSSGFNLAYSMVAVVLNTIMMDKTRPEMAGVDYTLQGTILFMGSLTAAGISGFLTTAIGYSGVFIVGGTITLANTIVVAKAFFHEPST, encoded by the coding sequence GTGTTTACCAACGATGTCGATGACTATCAGGTGTTGTTGTTTGATGAATCATTCCTTGTGTCAACGATTTCCAACGCCGATGTGAGGATTACTGGATTTGAGTTAGAACTCGGTGCAGTGGCTACAGAAGGTTTAGATATTGTGGCTGGATTTGGCTATCTTGATGACAAATTCACGGATTTCATAAATCCTCTGCTGTCAGAGGATTCTAGCGGCAATCGTCTGCCCTTTACTCCAAGATTTAACTACAACCTGTCGGTGCAATATCTAGCATCCTTTGGATTATTGAGTCGCGTAGAATTGCAGGGCTTTTTTGGTAGTTACTTCTTTGATGAAGGAAATCAGTTCGAACAAGGACCCTTTGCTCTGGTTAATGCTCGCTTGGGGTATGAGCGTGAAAACTATGGCGTGTATTTGTTTGTAAATAACCTCTTTGATACCGAATTATCTAGTCGAACAGTTTTTAGGACTCGGGAATGTGCGCCGAAGGTTCGGCGATCGCCGAACCTTCGGCGTTCAAGTCAGAGCAAACTTCTAAGCATCATGAAAAATACTCACCCTCCAGCAAAGCTAGTTCTGAAAAAAATTTGGATTCTTGGTACCTTGTACGTCGCTCAATTCCTACCCATTGCCTTTTTTTTGCAAACTCTGCCTGCATACATGCGGCAGCGAGGTATGTCCGTAGAAGTGATTGGTTTGACCAGCTTGCTAGGACTGCCATGGATGCTGAAATTTCTGTGGTCACCTTTCGTTGATCGCTACCGACTGTCAAACAGGGGACATTACAAATCCTGGATTTTGACAATGCAGGGGTTTATGGTTGTCTTACTCGTCATCTGTGCCTTCCTTAATATCAAAACCCAGTTCTTCGTGCTGTTGGCTGGAATGCTGCTAATTGTTGTCTTTGCATCCACTCAAGATATTGCGGTAGACGCCTTAGCGATTGGCATTCTCACACCTCCGGAGCGGGGGATCGGCAATGCTGTTCAAGGTGGGTGCAACTATCTAGGTTTCATTTTAGGTGGTGGCGTGTTGCTAGTGCTGCTAGAAATCTTAGGTTGGGAAGGTGGATTATTAGGTATGGCGGGCTTTGTCTTGACTCTGATGATGCCAATACTAGCTTATCAAGAATCTGATCCGGCACCAAGATTGGGTGAGCAGCGCTCATCCTCTACCCAACGCGCTAATCCAGTTATGGACTATCTCAGGACGTTTACCAGCTTTTGCCGCCGCCCAGGCATCGGGCGTTGGCTGCTCCTACTGTTGGTTTACTTCTTAGGGACGTCTATGACGAACACCATGTTCCGTCCGTTATTAGTCGATATTGGGCTGTCGCTATCAGAGATTGGCTGGATGTATGGCACAGCATACAGCGCTGGACTGATGGGTGCGATTATCGGAGGTCTATTGGTTAAGCCTCTGGGACGAAAGCGATCGCTAATTCTGTTTACCCTACTCCTAACTGGCGTAAACCTGCTTCATCTGTTACCAGCTTGGGGCTTCACAAGTTTGCCGCTGCTCTATGTTGTTTCCTCTGGCTTCAATCTCGCCTACAGCATGGTAGCTGTCGTCTTAAACACGATCATGATGGATAAAACCCGCCCTGAAATGGCTGGTGTTGACTACACGTTACAGGGCACCATACTTTTTATGGGTAGTCTGACTGCGGCTGGAATTAGTGGTTTTTTAACGACTGCTATTGGCTATAGCGGAGTGTTTATCGTGGGAGGGACGATCACACTTGCCAATACGATTGTGGTTGCCAAAGCATTTTTCCATGAACCGTCAACTTAG
- a CDS encoding transposase, giving the protein MSTILAHAQGLVYTLLSMMPSPYQQKSLQAMLGLFLQAQGHPLPQHSKAKSASALSRFLNVYSWSTRKLIRTTRQIALKRIISQCHKGRRPFLQVIIDLTTLEKRGKFKAFEQLVRVYHGKRGLHLVVLYLVVGRWRLPWNFRVWRGKGTASPTQLGLKLIKSLPQALTKHFQVIILVDTAFGSVEFLHAARQLKYHVIAGVRCDRKLLDKRCVADLSKRGQQVRLVGLKFPVSVSWYYLKRDNGNLEKRFVLSTKPLKGSTITWWGKRRWQIEGWFKTAKHRFGLHRFGQGTLLGVYRWLVLSLIAYLLAHWAYLSTNTTDLPDWGAAALLALQAFLPQLVLFLLLLEIERLRPLCCAQGIDIQFTRCKM; this is encoded by the coding sequence ATGTCAACCATCCTTGCCCACGCCCAAGGGTTAGTTTACACCCTGCTATCGATGATGCCGAGTCCCTACCAGCAAAAGAGTCTGCAAGCAATGTTGGGATTATTTTTACAAGCACAAGGGCATCCCTTACCGCAGCACAGTAAAGCTAAGTCTGCCAGTGCTTTAAGTCGGTTTCTCAACGTCTACTCTTGGTCAACTCGAAAGCTAATTCGCACAACTCGACAAATAGCACTTAAACGAATCATCAGTCAGTGTCACAAAGGGCGCAGACCCTTTCTACAAGTGATTATTGACCTGACTACCCTAGAAAAAAGAGGTAAATTCAAAGCTTTTGAGCAATTGGTACGGGTGTATCATGGCAAGCGAGGACTACACCTAGTCGTACTATATTTAGTTGTTGGACGTTGGCGGCTGCCCTGGAACTTTCGTGTTTGGAGGGGCAAAGGTACTGCTTCACCCACGCAGTTAGGATTAAAACTAATAAAAAGTTTACCTCAAGCATTGACTAAACACTTTCAAGTCATCATTCTCGTAGATACTGCATTTGGAAGTGTAGAGTTTTTACACGCTGCACGCCAGTTAAAATATCATGTCATTGCTGGTGTACGTTGTGACCGAAAGCTACTAGACAAACGTTGTGTTGCGGATTTATCTAAGCGAGGGCAACAAGTACGGCTTGTCGGTTTGAAGTTTCCCGTCTCAGTATCTTGGTATTATCTCAAACGCGATAATGGCAACCTAGAAAAACGGTTTGTCTTGTCAACCAAACCGCTTAAAGGCAGTACTATCACATGGTGGGGAAAGCGGCGCTGGCAAATCGAAGGCTGGTTCAAAACTGCCAAGCATCGCTTTGGTTTACATCGCTTTGGTCAAGGTACTCTTTTGGGAGTCTACCGCTGGCTAGTACTGTCGCTGATTGCTTATTTGTTGGCACATTGGGCGTATTTATCTACCAACACCACTGATCTACCTGATTGGGGAGCTGCTGCTCTTTTGGCACTACAGGCTTTCTTGCCCCAGTTGGTTTTGTTTTTGCTTTTACTAGAGATTGAGCGTTTACGACCACTATGCTGCGCACAAGGCATAGACATTCAATTTACTAGATGCAAGATGTGA